In Carassius auratus strain Wakin chromosome 46, ASM336829v1, whole genome shotgun sequence, the following proteins share a genomic window:
- the LOC113063715 gene encoding alanine--glyoxylate aminotransferase 2, mitochondrial-like, with protein sequence MHKVCSRLHGPTLFGKMDPWNSLDACVKFHKGTGVLCQKSAVKHPPPILPQIPPFDFKPEPYQGMSKDRLLDIRKHNCNPMTMKVTYYKKPVFINQGYMQWLWDVDGKRYLDFFAGIVTVSVGHCNTKVTETIEKQLRRLWHTTAIYVNPQMQEYAEKLASLLPDPLKVVCFTNSGSEANDLAVLMARLHTGNFDVITLRGSYHGGSPQAIGLTSNTRYKYHIPTTMGCHNTMCPDVFRGLWGGSHCRDSSVQTIRECSCSPGHCQANDMYIRELKEMFATTVPDRIAAFFTEPIQGNSGAVQFPKNYLKDAYQLVREKGGICIADEVQTGFGRTGSHFWGFQGHNVLPDIVTMAKGIANGFPMGAVVTTAEIARSFAKGLHFNTFGGNPLACAVASSVLDTIIEDKMQENSAEVGTYLLTELAKLRDKYEIIGDVRGKGLQIGVEMVKDKASRDPLPSEAMAEIFEDTKDMGVLIGKGGLYGQTFRIKPPMCITKDDADFFLAVFNQAVQNYMERR encoded by the exons ATGCATAAAGTCTGTTCTCGGCTACACGGTCCGACTCTGTTCGGGAAAATGGACCCATGGAATTCATTGGATGCATGTGTGAAATTCCACAAAGGTACCG GTGTGCTTTGCCAAAAATCAGCAGTGAAACACCCCCCACCTATCCTGCCCCAGATTCCCCCATTTGACTTTAAACCTGAACCATATCAG GGCATGTCTAAAGACCGTTTACTAGACATAAGGAAACACAACTGCAACCCCATGACTATGAAGGTAACATACTACAAGAAGCCAGTCTTCATAAACCAGGGTTACATGCAGTGGCTGTGGGACGTGGATGGAAAACGCTATCTGGACTTTTTTGCAGGGATCGTTACTGTTAGTGTAGGGCATTGCAACAC GAAAGTGACAGAGACAATTGAGAAACAGCTGAGGCGTTTATGGCACACAACAGCCATCTATGTGAATCCGCAAATGCAGGAGTATGCGGAGAAACTAGCATCCCTTTTGCCAGACCCACTGAAG GTTGTCTGTTTTACCAACAGTGGCTCAGAGGCTAATGACCTTGCAGTACTAATGGCCCGGCTTCACACAGGAAACTTTGACGTCATCACACTGAG GGGTTCATATCATGGTGGCAGTCCCCAAGCGATTGGTCTGACATCCAACACACGGTACAAATATCACATCCCCACTACTATGGGCTGCCATAAT ACCATGTGTCCAGACGTGTTCAGGGGACTCTGGGGAGGAAGCCACTGTAGAGACTCCTCAGTTCAAACCATCCGAGAATGCAGCTGCTCTCCAG GTCACTGTCAGGCCAATGACATGTATATTCGTGAGCTAAAAGAGATGTTTGCCACAACCGTTCCCGATCGCATTGCTGCTTTTTTTACAGAACCCATCCAG GGTAACAGTGGAGCTGTTCAGTTCCCAAAAAATTACCTGAAAGATGCCTACCAGCTTGTTCGGGAGAAAGGAGGAATCTGCATAGCAGATGAG GTCCAGACAGGCTTTGGCCGCACAGGAAGCCACTTTTGGGGTTTCCAAGGACATAATGTTCTTCCGGACATAGTTACCATGGCAAAGGGCATAGCAAACGGCTTCCCGATGGGGGCTGTAGTGACCACAGCAG AGATTGCCAGGTCATTTGCGAAGGGACTTCATTTCAACACGTTTGGAGGAAACCCATTAGCATGTGCAGTCGCCTCATCAGTGCTAGAT ACAATAATAGAGGACAAGATGCAGGAGAACAGTGCTGAAGTGGGGACGTACCTGCTGACTGAACTGGCCAAACTCAGAGACAAGTACGAAATCATCGGTGACGTGAGAGGAAAGGGGCTTCAGATCGGGGTGGAGATGGTCAAAGACAAG GCCAGCAGGGACCCACTCCCTTCTGAGGCCATGGCTGAGATCTTCGAGGACACTAAAGACATGGGTGTACTGATCGGAAAAGGGGGGCTGTATGGACAG ACTTTCAGGATCAAACCTCCTATGTGCATAACTAAAGACGACGCAGACTTTTTTCTTGCTGTATTCAACCAGGCAGTGCAAAACTACATGGAAAGAAGATAA